A portion of the Caenorhabditis elegans chromosome III genome contains these proteins:
- the spt-4 gene encoding Transcription elongation factor SPT4 (Confirmed by transcript evidence), with protein MSASVPADLRNLRACLLCSLVKSVESFQKEGCENCEDVLHLKGDEEKVYDCTSANYDGMIAAMSNNESWVCKWQKMQRKVKGMYAISVSGVLPNNIVSELKSLGVRYKPNQRDYSTQFKK; from the exons ATGTCAGCCTCGGTACCGGCGGATCTCCGAaacctacgtgcctgcctactctGCTCACTGGTAAAATCGGTGGAAAGCTTCCAGAAAGAGGGCTGCGAGAATTGTGAAGACGTGCTTCACCTGAAAGGCGACGAGGAGAAGGTCTATGATTGTACCAG tgcaaacTACGATGGAATGATCGCGGCGATGAGCAACAACGAGTCGTGGGTGTGCAAATGGCAGAAAATGCAGCGAAAAGTGAAGGGAATGTACGCGATCAGTGTGTCTGGAGTACTGCCGAACAATATTGTCAGCGAGCTCAAGAGCCTCGGCGTCCGCTATAAGCCCAATCAGAGAGACTACTCGACGCAATTcaagaaataa